In Camelus dromedarius isolate mCamDro1 chromosome 7, mCamDro1.pat, whole genome shotgun sequence, the sequence ATCTGTATGTTAGTGTGTATTGGGGGGAATATGAGGGGGAGTGGAGTATGGAATTTAGGAGCACTACTAGTCAAACAaacatgaacttaaaaaaaaaataaaattattctgggTAAGTGTCAGAGAAAAATGTTACTCTCACTGACAGAAATActtcagactgaaaaaaaaaatctcatgaccTGCCAATATTAGGAAGAATGAAGCTACTACTATTCCACGTTTGCTTCATTTTTTCACAACAGATTTCCATGAAAAAATTTCTTAGAAAACCAAATAGAGTTGCAATTTGAGTGTAATACTTGTTAGATTCACCTCAAGAGAATATAGCTTTCCCAAACTTCAATTAAGAtgacacttttcctttttttactgaaagaaaaaaaactcctgCATGACTTGAAAACCAACAATTTAAATGCACTGATTTAGTATAAAGTTTCATAAAACTTATCCCTTCACCATAATGAAAAGCCTAGTTTCTGTCCTGTCCTGTTTTGTCATAAGTagcttttattttggggggtagttTTTATCCTTGGAAACACCGCCCCCTGCTGTAACAAATGTTTAATtgcagaaggatttttttttttttttttgctctgaaatGAAAAGGATATGAAGAATAAAGGTACAATTATTAACGTGAAAGAGactttattttgaataataatatACATATCATTCATTCAATTTAACTTTCATAGTGCACAGCTATGTATGGAAGTATACAGGGAAAAACAAACATTAGAAATACCTAAGGATGGAAGTATACAGGCAAAGAAGACATTTGATATATACCCATGAACAGGCATCATAGGACAGTATCcattagaaaatgaaaaccatGCAAAAAGTCTATCCAAACCATAGCAGGCAAGTGCAAATAGTACAATTTATAGTTTCTTGGATACAAAAGTATACATGTTCTTTGGattgaaaacaatataaatgagTATATTATCATCTATAGAAGTAAAAAGTGTGGATGCCACAGGTGGCAATAAAATATTCAAGGCCACAGATGGAGGTCACCAGCTTACAAAGAGAATACTGAGAGGTAGGGCAAACTAAAAAAATAGAGATATGCAATGAAGCCACCTCCACCTAGGTTAGGGAATAGCAAATGCACAGGCATTAAAATGATAATAGCGCTTACTATgctgcatttctattttctctgtcaaaagaattCACTGTGTATCCCTACAAAATTCAGTGAATAAGATGAGGCAATAGTGTACAGCCTTGGCATTAGGGCaagtttaatttccttttcattttatacaagaagagataaagaatacACAACATGAAATGTTCATTTTTCCATTCAAACATTAACTTTTAAGTGTTTCATATATACTGTGTTTAGCAGAAAGGGGATAGGGATATGTAGACTGATTAAACCCAAGCTTTCAACTCAAAATATTTTGTCTGGAAAGCTAAGGAAAGGTATAATTCTTTAccgttttaaaaatcaaatgcttAAAGCAGGTTTGAAAAATTGAGACGAAAAAAGACTGATACGGAAAAACACAGCAAAGAAAGATACTGAACAAAATTTCCTTGTTtcctttatagtttctttttttccatttattttttccaaattgcaTTTTACAGTAGAAATGCAGACCACTCTGGATAGCTCTGGCTCAATAATGCTTGGTGCTCTCCTCTTAAGACATCATCTTTTTGCACTCCACTGAACAGAAAACCATCCCTTCTACTGGCATGAACTTCTGCCCAATGAGACACTTGCTGCAGCAGGAGCACAGAAAGCACTCTGTGGACGCATGCCAGCTGAAGTTGTTATAGGTCACCCGCTGCACTTCGGGATCAATGGCATTGTGGCATCCTTGACATACCTGTTAAGTCAATtatacaaagaagagaaaaggatgagAGATCAAATTGTGACGGCAGCATTTCTATGTTAGAGCAAACTCAGAGTATCTCTTCAGATGGTAAATTAAACTAAGAATGACAACCTCAAAGATACACAACTGAGAATGACCTTCTAGCTAACCTTCATAGCTAACAGCTATTAATGGGGGTCTATATGTGAAGCACTGTGAGAAATAACAGTTGAAGTCCAAACAGGTGATTTGATGCTTATAAGATATCCCCATGGTGTTAAAGGCAGAAGGTCTTGATGATGAGTTCTAAAGCAGTGTGTTTAGTTCCAGCATATTCTACTGGATCTCACATtagtagttttaaaaaagaaaagttttatgatttttttctataccaccaaatgctggtaaggatgtggaacaaataagaactctcattcattgctggtgggaatggtaCAGCcaatttggaagacagtttggcagtttcttataataaaattaaacatactctgATCATATAATCCaacaatcatgctccttggtatctacctaaatgagttgaaaatgtatgtccacaaaaaaacctgcatgtggatgctttatttttaactgccaaaacttggaagcaaccaagatgtctattagtgggtaaatggataaataaactatggtacattcaGACCAAGGACTACTATTCAGAgctagaaagaaatgagctatcaagtcatgtaGGGCCCTTAAACACTGTGAAAGTAGCCAATATGAAAAAGCTATGTACTATATGACTATATGGCATTCTAgcaaaggcaaaactatggagaaaataaaaagatcagtggttgcaagGAGTAAGGAGTTGGGGGCAGTGAGacagatgaataggcagagcacagagggctTATACAGgccaatgaaaatattctgtatgatattacaATGATAGATTTATGTCATTTGTCCATTCTATACATTTGTCCAAGCCCATAGAATACACAACATCAAGAATGAATCCTAAGataaactgtggactttgagtgattatgATTATGTCCATGTAGATTCATCCTTGGTTAAAAAACAAACGCTTACCCTTCCAGTGAGTAATGCTGATAATGTGCaaggctatgcatgtgtagggGGAGGGAGGATATGGGAAATCTCTATCTCCTCAATTTTGTTGAaagcctgaaactgctctaaaaaacagTCTTAAAGATTTTTCCTCATTCATTAAAGCTTTGCAGTGATAATTTTATCAGACTTACTTATGACACATGAGATTATTAACACCACTAATTTCTAGACAGTAGTAAATGAAAGTCATGTTCAAAGTAATTAAGGACTTAATCAAAAATACTTACAGTGTCTGAGAATAATTAGTTTGCACTAAAACTATAACTTGCAGTTAATTGGCTTCTGTTCTGTCATAAGTCATAATTTATGTGTAGTCTAGTATCATGGAATACTACCACTTACATTCCATATACCATTTAGTGTATATGCAtgttatatacaaataaatatatgacatacacgcatccacacacacacacatatttgctTCTTTAGCTGGACATgtataggaagaaaataaatgaataacccTTATATTATAGCAGAAAATAAACCACCCAGTTGAGAGCTACAAAACACTAGACAGTCCATATGCCTTCTTGTTTGTACATGTTATGAATGAATGTgcctgaagttttcattttaaatattttataacaagtgAAGAAACCAAAAAGACTGTCCAGCATTACATCAAAGTGACTTATCTTCTTTACCCTTGGTCTCTTAATGTGATTGTCAGGAATTACCTGAGATGAGAGTGGGTGGGTTGTGTGGGTGGGTTGAGGGAGTCATTTAGCCTGAGCCTTCTCACTTGAAAAGATCTCAAAATGTGGCTGCCACTCAGTGGATGAACTGGTTTAGGGTGTGAAGTGAGGCCTTGCTACAAATATCCATTTCAGACCTGCAATATAATTCCCGTATTTTTTAGAACCACAGGGCTTTTAATTAGAGATTGTAGCTCCTTAATTCAGACATTACATCAACCCAGTCTTCCCTGAGGAGCAAGGGAGATACTATCTTCGTGTTCTCAATATTCCTGAATACAACAAAAAGGAGTGTTCTGATCACAAACATACTTCTAATTTTTAGCTGCACCATGCAAGCAATTGCTATTATATATACTCATTTTTTATAGCTTTGTAATTCATTTAGAATGttgttttttgtagttttctatatttcatattaatttttcaatattttaaaacctctttGTGTAAAATAGAAGTGTTTCACACTCAATTTTTTATTCAATTGCTTCATTATCTCAGCCCTCTAATAATATTTGTGGatctttttataatattttaaaatccacattttcatttgcaattttaaaaaagtggtaACTACTGTTCAATTCTacataaaattaaggaaattgttttggtaaaaaaaataattaacatactGAATGATACAGGAATTTAGGGTTTGTGGGTTTcataaaatttagttttattaatAATTTGATTGCCATTGATCCCAAAGTCTGACACATGGCCCCAGGTAAAAACTACTGATTCCTAATTCTTCATAAATCTTAAAGCTGGCCAGGCCTCAACTGAGGGTCTAGAGACTCCAGGACTGGTCAGGGAGATATGTGCTTCACCACTTTCTGCCTGGCATTCAATTTTCCCGGGTTCTTAAACTGCTAATAATTCAATGAGTTATTTCCTTCAATCCCTCCtacttctcttattttatctGTATATATAACAAAATTGTTAATGACACTTGTAGTATGGGTTGGCAGGAGAGTCCTATGAAATCTCAGAGATGTGAATTCTGGCAGGGTGGGGAAAGGAGCCATTTGACATTGGAATTCCAGAGCCCATTCAGAGACAAACTAAGTGTATTTCCCATTATCCTCCTCccaggttaatttttttccttggaaatgCCCTATTTTGAGTTGAGTTCTTGGCTTCGGGTCTAGGtctgaaaaaaattcatattctcactccttttttttttttttaaagatcactgCAGATCAATGCCCTGAACTAGATAATCCTCAAATTTTTCTATCATTTAACATATTGCATGGGTAGCTCTCTTTGCCATCAGCTAAGGTTTATTCAGGTGACGGAAAGATATGTTCATTTTAATGTTAGGCAAAGGGCAACAGTGAATCCTACTGAGAAAGTAAaccttctaaaaaaaaatcatgccttACTATAAAGCTAAATAATTAAGAgattctctcattctctttctaaCCTTATCTGAGGGTATTTCTCCCCACTGATTATTGCAATGTAATGGAGAGAAGCTtataacaattaaataaaatagcttTGTCTGCTTAAAgctttattcaataaatatttgagtatcCTCTGTGTTGTTCTAGTGTtggaaatagaatagaaaaaaacaaaacagacagaaaccctgccttcatggagtttacattctagtccTTGAGATCAAGGTCACACGCCCTACAGTAAAATGGACATTATGATAACCCTTTTTTGTAGAGAAACTGTTGCAACAGTATTCAGAGAACCGTTTTTAGGTAAATTATATATCAAGTCACATGGTGATTCAACGTCTTTTCCCCAGATATAGGGAGGGTCCACGCTGACCCCAAAGCAAGTGAGAAATGTAAAACACAAGTCAGTTACTCAAACACTTGATAAGTGCAGACACTGAGGGTatggaaataaagaggaaagcTCTATCCTCCAGCTGTTTATAGTGTGGTGGAAGACACAGATGAGTGATAGTAACAATTACACTCATGTGGGcaagcacacatacacagagcCCCATGAGAACAGAGAGGCATCCAGCCTAGCCAGAGTGAAAGGGGTAGAGCCTGGGGCAGCAGGACAGGTGTTCTGAAAAAGGTTAGGCCTCAAGTGAGTCTGGGGGAATGTGCAGGCATGGTTAGGTAAAACAGGGAATAGGAGGGTGTACCAGACAAAGGAGTTAGTGTGAGCAAAGACAAAGAACAGTGTATAAAGTAGAAAATGCAGGTAACTTGTGAAAGTGTATGATTTGGGTTAGATAACGAGTAGAAGTGGCTGGATCTAATAAACAAAGGCTTAATGATcagttttacattttagaaagactGTCTTCCATCATCATGGAAGATGgctttgaataaaaataatggaagtgGGGAGATCAAATTTGAGGTCACTACCACAATTCAAgggataaataaaaaaaatccgAGGTAGAGTAGTTGTAATTGTGAGTATCTGAGATATATTGATGATGCAGAGTTGATAGAAAATGATACCTGGTAGATTATATTGGGGGGCAATGGCTAAAGGTTGAAAATTGGCACTGacatcaaaatttttttccttattttcatagCATCATACTCCTAGAACTATATAAATATGCCATTTTATCCCTTAGCCAGGAGTCTCCTCTACTTGAAAGATCAGGGGGATCTTTAATTAGAACTTATTTTTCTGCATATAAAGTAAACATCTACCCTTTTAATACCCCCTGTAGTATAAGCTTTACCATATATGGTCAACTCTTTCTTTATCTAATTCATCTGTCTCTGGGCCATCATGCAGCAGAAGCTCTGTATGAACAGGGTagatcctatatatatatataaacacacacacacacacacacacacacacacatatatactctcacattaaatgttttaatgtttgaCTCATGCAAATAAATCTAAATATGGAAGTcaaattttgttataaaattttgttGATATATATTGATTCAATGAGGGTTTAAGAAATAGGCACTGTATAATTTCTAGGTAACAAAAACAAAGCCCTAGTGGGTGATCTGGTAACATGAACAGAAACATAAACACTCAAACAGAGCTAAAGAACATGAAGATACCCCCCAAAAAccttaatttgtttcattttaattacacTTTATAGTGTAAGCTGAGCAGACAGAACCCTGAGGTTGTTTATCATCATCAGtgcatgcattatttttaaattacctggATTTTAACATCCTATGGTTGGAATCACATGTTTCCTACCTGACAGTAttactttctgtttctccttcGTAAGAGGCTTACATAAAGCAGGTCAAAGCTACCACATCCCAAGGATGTCCCTTACCACAGCGTGGTTCTTCACATAGCAGGGCTTGCACACGGGCTTGTCATTGACCATCACGTATATTTCCCCAGCTAGGATGTTGTCACAATCAAAGCAGCAGAAGTGTTTCAGATGCCAGTTTTGGTTTTCTGCCTGGGTATACTCATTGCTGAATATCAGCTGGAAAGAGGATAAAAATAAGATGAatcaggttttttcctttttgctacaAATGACCAAGCCAGGTTTTTTAGATCAATAAGGAATTTAGATCCACAAGGAGAATCAGCCTACTTTCTTGGGTCTGAAGTCTGAAAATAACCTGAAGTTCGAACTGAAGTTATTAGTTCAAATCAATCTTTTGCTTCTGGACTGTCTTTCATTGGTCAGCACAATTAACATGGATACTCAGAATGACTGAAATTAAAAGGTTTTTTAATTCAGCTTCTTTGGATGTAAGTAAGCAACTGATGCTTGGTTAACTCATGTTGCCATCTCTCTATGGGTGGCCTGGGTAGCATGGTGAGACCATATAAGGGTACAAAAAGGAGTCTGCCTGCAGGCGGCCCCAGAAAACATACCTCATCACAGCCAGCACACCGGGGTTTCTCACTGTCACAGTAATGTCTGCCACAGTACAGCTTGCCATTCTTCCAGAAATAAATCATGTCGACCAGGAGTTCATGGCAGGTACTGCAGACGAAACAAGCTGGGTGCCACAGTTTATCATAGCCGGCCCTTTCAGCATAGATGGCCGGGTCTCCTTCCTTCATACTCAGTTTGCAGCAGTAGCAGAACTGAAAGGGAAACCAGCCAAAACAATCTAGTCACCCTAAGGCTGGCATTTCTCATCAACAGTTTTAGTAGGAATTCAAAGAAAccacttaaacaaacaaacaaacaaactctacTGAAGTTAGTAATTTGTTCTTGTAGGCAATACGGTGTTAGTATTTCTGTGAAAGGGAATCTCTTGGCTTTCTCCAGGCTCTCCAAAACTAATTCTTGTACCTAATGTGTAACAGAGCATTGTTTACTGAATTAAAGCTGCTTATGGAAAAAGGCTAATAGTAATTTTCACCTCAATTTTAAGTAGTTCTCGCAAAAATGATTATCTTAGAACTgatcagtacttttttttttttaacaggactAAACCTTGGTGGTTGATATGCTAACTGGATCTATGAGAAATACATTACAGTAAGTttagttctttttgttgttgttgttcatctgtGTCACaattttcttctactttcaaggcataaaaaaagatttaatttccCTCTCtaggagagattttaaaaaatatgattgaCCTTTTATCCACATAAATTTAAGTTTGAATTTTAGGCACATTCTCACAAGCAAAACTGAATTAACCTAAGTatatattattcttatttatggGAATGGATCAAAAATTAACACCAAAATTACATTTAGAAACAGATTCTAGATTGTATGTTGTATTGCAGCATGACACcaatgctaactactatatatacataaaactcaATTATCTTTGACAACAGATAATGAGAAAACTTGGCTTTAGACTAAGGTTTCAAACATGATGATTCTCTAAAATAAGCCTAAACTGAattataattcattttcttcatctactcCCTTTTGGAAACAGAGGGATACACCCCCTCCCGAAATTTGAATGGAATGACCCCATAATATACACCAATTGGACCAATATCATGACCACTTCACTTACATACTGAGTTCTTTTTTGTTCGGTCGATTTGTCCTCCATGGCCCCTGCCGCTGTCATGGTGCTTCTATCCCCGCCAGGAAGGTGCATTCTATTGGAGCCCTGAGCATTCATCTCACGGGGAAGTTTAACATCTCCTACTCCCAGAGCCTCACTCTTATATTTCTTCACAAACTGCTCCATCTCCTTCACCTCTCTGGGAGACAATTCATGGCACTTTGAAGGGTCCTGGTCGTGTGCAGGGAGCTGCTTTGCCAGCTGCTTCTTCCGGTACTGAGCACCCTCTGAGCCTGCCACTGGCTGCTTCTCCTTGGGCAGCATCTGCATGTACTGCCTGGCCTGGACCACAGGGAGACTAGTGTTAACTGGGAGATGCCTTGGCCATcagataaacaatattttataacacTCATCAGAATCAAATAACTTAAGAAGCCTGTTTTATCCATTAATAACAGCTGATCTTCATAATATAAATATCTTGGGATGTTGACACATTAAGTGGTACTAAATAGGCTTAGGTCagtaaaaatgaacacatttttcttcatgaaattaaagctttttttttttcaatttgcaaAAAGACTTGGGTTACTAATGTTTACTTGTTCTAAGTATACAATGGCAAGAGAACACAATTTTTTAGACAGCATGTTTAGAACGGCCTAAGGATCATTAGTATTTTCATCATTATAAGAAAATGATATCATCACAAGATTCACTTCAATGATTTAACTTTCTTAGAAGATTTCCAAATGTTTCATCTAGTTGTTTAATAATAGTGGAAGGAACTTGACACAAAATTGCATTGTTTTTGCCTTACATAGTAAAAGAACTttaatgttgaatatttttgAGTTCTAAAAAGATGACAAATTCTATTctttagatattctttatcatCTTACGAGAAAACTTTAGACTAAGATAGAAGTTACTAGATTTATATAAAACATCTGTTTTTCATCTAATTAAAAATGTCAGGCCATTTCTTCCAAAAGGTTAACAGATATAGGTAGTCAGAAAAATTCTAGGAGGTATCTAATCTTACTTTCAAAAGGCTAATAGGAGTTAGAAGTCAGAGTAATGGGAACCCCAGAAAAATATCAGATCTGAGGTCAGTTAGGTCACTGAAGGGAATAGCCCTAAATAAGTAGCCCAGGAACTTTAATTAAGGGACTTCCCTCCCCCTTATTATTTACCAATGCCTGATTCTGGACAGGAGGAGCCCATTCATAGGTAACTGTATTGATGGAGACATTCTTCTTGGCAGCAACTGGATTGGTCAGTATCATAACATTGCGTTTATACATGGGAATTCCATCTGACTTTAGCTTTGCAATCAGGGTGGTATACTTGGTGTCTTCAAAAAGTTTCCCCACTTTTCGATCCTCTTCGTTGCTCAAGAGGACGTCATGCTCTTCTTGGCCACACTTGCAGTTACGacatatttttctataattttggaGATAAGTAGGCAATGATTAATTATATGATTAATTATACCTAATCAATCATACATACACAGTTCATAATATACTTTTACACATATTCTATATAATGGTATGCAAAGGCAAGTATTGCGGGGAGGTGTGGGGGGCGAGGGAATTACAAGTAGCTATCCATAAACTTAAGCAAGGAAACATAGTGTACCTTAGTTTTATAAGACTTTGAAAAAGTTGGGTTTTGATTAAAAAGTGCATGCTCAAGGGGGCATGCCTGAGGATAACCTGACCTGGTAGTCTTCATTTGCTCAAccagataaataaaacaaaatcaccaAAAAACTATCACAGCAAGTGGTTTCTATTTTACTGTATGATAACAGTTCATAGCCATTACTCaccgttttctttttttttgtttctttttaagtgaGATAAGGAGGTTGATACAACTTCTCTGATCAAGGATGGTAATCCTAGATTGAGGTTtagcttttctcctttcctttcctgtctcctttccaattttctttcctctcctttctcatttcccatttcctttcttctttctctccctttccttcctcctttta encodes:
- the TES gene encoding testin — encoded protein: MDLEAKVKKMGLGHEQGFGAPCLKCKEKCEGFELHFWRKICRNCKCGQEEHDVLLSNEEDRKVGKLFEDTKYTTLIAKLKSDGIPMYKRNVMILTNPVAAKKNVSINTVTYEWAPPVQNQALARQYMQMLPKEKQPVAGSEGAQYRKKQLAKQLPAHDQDPSKCHELSPREVKEMEQFVKKYKSEALGVGDVKLPREMNAQGSNRMHLPGGDRSTMTAAGAMEDKSTEQKRTQYFCYCCKLSMKEGDPAIYAERAGYDKLWHPACFVCSTCHELLVDMIYFWKNGKLYCGRHYCDSEKPRCAGCDELIFSNEYTQAENQNWHLKHFCCFDCDNILAGEIYVMVNDKPVCKPCYVKNHAVVCQGCHNAIDPEVQRVTYNNFSWHASTECFLCSCCSKCLIGQKFMPVEGMVFCSVECKKMMS